In Spirochaetota bacterium, the DNA window AAAATTAAAAGTAAAGCCTGTGGTTTCCGCAATAGAAATAGATTTAAAACCGCAATTCTGTTTCATTTAGGCGGATTAGACCTGCTTCCGGCTTCCACACGATAGTCTGAAGCCCCAAATCTTTAATATAATTATTTATAAATTCATTAATAATATCGCTTTTGAATAAATTAAAGTGTTCGTCAACTATTTCAAGTGTCTCGACCAAACATTTAAAACCAATTGCTAGAGATGCAGCAGCATTTTCAGGTGATGCATTCTTGAATTGTAATATATTATCAGTATTACTTATTGCTTCGCCAATTCCACCAGGACACCAATGATGCCATGCAGAAAAAGGTCCATATAATTTCAAAAAAACATCATTATTATCTTCTTTGATTATATCACTAATACTATATTTATCTCCAAACCAGTTTTTAAAAAAGGGATCAGTAATATGGGTAAGTCCATTTTTTAATTCAATATATTGTTTCTTCTTTATTAAAAATAATTGATAGATATCGGATAATGATTGATTTAATATAGTTAATTGCTTTTGTTCAACGACATCACCGGATAAAATTTGATTTTTAATTTTTCTCCAATCAGTTATCCAGGAATAAGCTCTCCATTTATACCCTCTTTCTGATTTTTCTTTTGATGCCCAAATTAATTGCGAATATCCCTCTATCATGCTGCGTGCAATTAATGTTGAATCCCAGTGTTGATTATTATTTATCAATATTACCATTGACCGATTATGCTCTATTTGCTTTTCAAGGAAAAAAATACTCATGAAACCAAAATGATCATTTTGAAGTATTTTGAATGAACTATTTATTAAATCTATAGATAAATCATATAGATCATTGTTCCATCGAAGTAACTTTGGTATGTCATGTTTTGCTTTCATCTGTATTGATCACATAAAATTCAGGTGTTCTTTCTTTCGCACAACGTTTCGCAGACAGGCGACGTTTCACCGTAGCGATAGCGAAGGTGAAATGTGGCGAAGCCCAAGCGACCGATAGGGAGCGCCGCGCCTGTTTGCTGTTATATGCCGTGCCGCGATTGAGAGAATGAGTTGCCGCAGCCACGGATGGCGAAGGCATCTACAGATTAAGCTTTTCATGGTTATTAGTAATAAATAATAACTCTTTAGTAAAATTACTTATATGTTTTAAAAATGCTGTAGTGGATTCAATTAGAGGTGGTTCTTCAAAGACATCCGGCGAAATAATTTTTCTTATCCACTCATCATAAAAAAATGCTGTTTTTATTGTGTTATCAAAAAACGGAACCGGTTTATTGAAACCTAATTCTCTATGGGCAGCATAATTATTCCTAAAATAGAGTATTTCGTCCCAATATTTTTTCCATTCATTGAATGTTATGCTTAACTTTTCGAGAAGACCTTTTCTAAAATCCTTAATCATTAAACATTGATCGATTTTATTGATATTTTTCCAATGAGTAGCATTGCAACCATCCGAGCCAAAAACCATGCACCACATTATTACAGCTTGCAACAAATGAGAATCTATCGTCAATGTCCAGAATTCAGATGATATATTAAGTTCTTTATAATTGCTTATGAGTTCTTTATAAATATAATAATGGTAAGCATATGTCTTAACAATGGGAAATTGACTTTTAAATACATCAATATTATAATCCATTATGGCTCCTTTCGCCGCCACGGACGGCGGCGCCATAAAAGTTATCGCGGGATGGCATATAACGTCTCGCCCGTAGCCGAAGTTGCGAGGGTACTCCCGAGCAATTTGGGTGAAGGCGGTACTCCGCCAGAACCGGCTACGGGCTGTGTTAGACGCCGTTTTTTTATTTTATTACTTCAATTTCAGCAAACCAAACGTATAATTTTGGTTTTTCAGTATCAGACAATTTTATTTCTATTTCTTTATGAATTAAATTCTTAATAGACCAGTTATTAGAAAAAGTTTCATTTATATCTTTTCCACTTACTACAGGACCAGCATACTCTGATGATTTTTCAAGGTTTTTATCAGAAAAAGCACGCATAAAAATAGTTGCATACTGTTTGCATGATCTAAATAAAGCATCTGCATATAAATGATAATCTTCTTTGTCAAGTGAATGAAAACAGCCAATGTCAATTATTGTATCAAATGTATTATCATATCCTTTCAATTCACAAATATTACCTGAAAAAAAAGTTGCATTAGCCTGGTTTAATTGTGCTTTTTTTATTGCACGCTCAATTGCTCCTTTTAAAATAAGATCAGTACCAAATACTTTATATCCTTTTTTTGCAAGAAAAATAGAATTGTGACCTGCACCACACCCAACATCAAAAACAGTTCCTTTAATTTTTCCAGAATTTTCTAACTCAACTACCCATTCAAGTGGTTCCTCAATATCAAAAGGATTATTTTGAACTGAATAAATTTTCTCCCATCCTTCTTGATATTTTTCAGAATTTGTCATAAATACCTCCTTAAAAAGTTACTATATTTTATGACAAATAATAATAAAAAATATTGCATTAAATATTAAAAAAAAGCAAAAAAATGGCGTCTAACGTCAAAGCTTACCCGACGTTGCGCCGGCCGTTTGGCGCAATGTGCCGAAGGCCAAGGAGCGCAGCGACGAAGCGGGTAAGCTTAGTTATAAGAAGTGGCGCACCCAATGTTACAATAAGTCAGGCGAATACACGGATGTATGAGCCTGCTAATATACAATTAATTCCAATAAATCAATTCTATTATTATTTGTTAGCATCTCTTTTATTTTGATAATTGTAAGTTTAAATCCATAAGGAATTTCAATTAATGTTACACCATGTTTGACACATAACTCTCTCTTAAGTTTATCATTTTCACGAGTTGTTTTATAATCATACGATCTTCCAAATTGCTCGGATTTATCAATATAATGTTGCATTCCCTGATATTCAAATGCCAAATATAAATCTGGAAAAAATAGATCAAGTTCTAACATATAATTATTCGATTTTCTTAACCATGGGTATCTTTTCCTAATCTCATATTTATAATTAGGAAAGAGATTGATAATAAAATTGATAAATTTGAATTCCTCTTTACCCTTTTTGTCAAAATCAGTTTTAGTAAAAGTACCCGGATAAGCTGCCATTATTGCATCATTAAGTTTGCCTTGATATACCTTTGTAATAATGCTGCTTAACCCGTTTTTGTAAAAATCAAGTGTGCTAACATTTTTAATTTCTTCAAAAGACCAGTAATTTAATTTATTTTGAATCAAATCACGAGTTAATTCGATAGCTTTCCTTTTTCCTTCAGGAGATTTCCAATAATTTTGCTGTACTTTACCAAATTGCCACTCTTCAAACCTCATAGGATAAAGAGCCATAATGGCTTTGGATGGTGAGCCATCAAATTGAATATTAATCATATTTTTAAGATGTTTAGGAAAATCATTTTTTGATAATTGAAGCAATATTTCATCAGAATTTAGATTATGAGCATCGATAAAGTCTTTCAAAACAAGTATACAATTGAGAAATGAATTTTCCCATGTGCCTTGAGATGATTTGTCCCATTCATAATCTTTAATATTTAACTTGGTAATAGTCTTAATAAAATTATGATGTGATTGACCATAGTATTTTAACACTTTGTAAAGATCGTTTTCTTTAAAATCTTTTTCGCTTAATGTAACTATTTTATCCAGTATAGATTCCAAATTATCAAATTTACCAAATTTTATTTCTAGTAAATTAATTAAACCTTTATAGGCTACACTTTTACCTTCTGATGTTTTCCAGAAGTCTTTAGGATGTCGTTTAAACTTCCAGGGTTGTAATTGTTCAGGGAATGTATCCATAAATGCATCATAAACACTATTTCTATAAACGGTTTGTATCATACCGCCCAGACCGATTTTATTAAAATCAGTAAATGTTGTTGAATAGACTTTTTCGATATCTTCATCGAGATATTTTTGAAAAAACCATTTAATTGAAAGTCGTGCATTAAATATTCCTGATTCGCCTTGCCAACAATTACATGGAGTATTCGATAATTCCCATGGATAGGCATATTCCTTTCCAAATACATTTTCAATCATAGTAGCCATGCCACCTTTATGAAAATAAAGGAGACCGGCTAATCCGGCTTTCTTTAAATCATTTGATGTTTTTGTTAGAAAAATATCACGGGAATTATTACATTCTTCAATAATATAAGTATTTAATAATATTTTTTGATTTTCAATTTCATTATAAAATCCATTAGGCATTCTTTTTAATATACCATTCATAATTTGAATTCGGAAATGTGATATTTTTTCTTTTGTGTATTTCATATAAGTTCAAAAATTATACTTCCCTTTTAAATATTCATCAAAATCAAGATAATAAAAAAGATAATTGTTGGTAATTCTAATTAATTCTTGCACATAAATAGAATTATTAAGTTTTGTATTTAAATCATTTCTATTTTTAGACCGACATTTTCTGAAAATGTAACCAAAATGATCAGGCAAAGAAAGAAGTTTGATTTTATTTCTTTTAACAAAAAGCATTTGCTCTATATATTTTGAATCTAACTGTTTACCTTCAATCTCATTTATACCATAGACACCTCTATCAAAAAATGCTAATAATGGAAAATTAATCTTTTCGATTAGTTTTGTATTGAAATAAAATTCGACTACTTGAATAAACCAAAATAATGCTTGAAATTCATGGTTATTTAATCTATTTACTTCAAAATTTAATCTTTTAAGAATTTTTGTTTTTTCATATAAAAAATCTTTATCATACTTGAAAGCTAAACATATTAGTTTGTTATTGATAATAAGGTCAGTCATAGCTTTCATTAAATCCGAGTTTACATTCTTCTCTTTATATTCATCTTTTGCATGAAAACCCTTATGTGAATGATTAATTAAATTTAAAAAATCTGTTTCAATCTTTGTAATAATTTCTTTGGGAACAATGATACCAAAATAGTATAATGAATTATCAATATCATTATTTAATGTATTGAATTTTGTTTCATCAATAAAAATATAGGATTTTATGTTTTCTAAATGGCTCATATTTTGAAATTGTTTTATTCTATCTTTTACCGCGCACGGATGCGCGGTTTTTTCCGTAAAGTTGGGTGCGTCATTTCTTATAACTCCTCTTACCCGCAACCATGCGCCTAATACCTCACTAACACGGTTTATACGCCACATTGCGCATATACCATCATAGTTCCTTCAGCACGCGAGCCTTCCCTAAATCTTCCAAAGCGCCACCATCTTCATATCACTTCATCATGACCGCGGCCTGGTTCATCTTTTCCGGGAATTCTTTGAAAGCTGGATGGCAGGCCCCGGGAAGCGGGAAGCGAAGCAGGGTCTCTCTGTGCACTCACCTTGTAATACAACAATACCAAAGTCAACCGCTTTTACCCCTGCCGCCGATTTCAATCCCATTACTTTTGAGTAGTATCATCCAGAGCCATCCCGACTCGTTCTTGTTTCTGTCCAGCCGCCCTTCGACGGGCTCAGGGGGCGACGTTTGGAAGGTCGCGCTGCTCACAAGTAATCTTCTTTTTCCACAATTCGCATCCATTCGCGGTTCTCAATATTCACATTCATCAGCGTTCCTTCCCGGTTCCCTAAAAGCAAAGCCTTGTGTGCAACACGTCCCCGGAAGCGTGGAAGAGCCCCTGAAAGCAGTACTCGGGGCATCCGAAACAGGAACTAAGACCTAAATCGCCGCGCCAGCGGCAAACCACTTCAGCCCGCTTGTTTGAGGCGAGTCCGGCATAGCCGGCGAGCCGAGTTCGGGCGTCAGCCACTCTGGCGCTTGAAGAGCGGGGAGAGTGGGAGCCACGAGGGAGAGAGGCCACGCAGGCCTTTCTCCCTCGTGAAAGCATCCCCTGCTCAGGGGCACCCCAGGTACGGGACCCGCGGGCCCTGCACCCTTAGCAATTTTCATGCCAACCCCCTGAGGACCCTTTCTCCAGTCTTTCTCCAGTTAAAACCGATTAAACTTTTTCTCCGGAGGCTGATAAATTTTTACAAAAAAGCCCGCTCCACACTGCGAAAATACCTTTTTCCGTTACTGAACAACGGAAGTTTAACCGCGAATGCACGCGAATAAAGACCAATAGACGCGAATATCTTTTTAAAATTCGCGTTCATTAGCGTTCATTCGCGGTTTCCTGAAAAGCAAAGCTTGTTATTCATTAGTCCAATTCGCGTTCATTAGTACTGACAGGAGATTTGCAGGTTTAGCGTGGGATGTATGGCACTCATGACCGGGTTTACTGAAACGGCATGTCAGACGTTGGGGAGATCGCCAAGAATATCCACGATCTCTTTTTTAAGTTCGGGCACCTTATTTTTAACAACGTCCCATATCATCTTGTAATTAACGCCGAAATAGTGGTGAATGATCACATCGCGCAGACCGGCAATGCGTTTTCATTGTATAGCGGGATGCATCTCTTTCAATTCATCCGGCAGATTTTTAACTGCCTCGCCGATGACCCCATGGCTCCTCGCAAAGCTGCGGCGCAGGGTGTCGTCATCTATGAATTGAGTATACTCGATACCGGAAGAATGCTTAATGAGGTATTCGGACTCTTCAAGAATGTGCAGCAAAAAAGTTTTATACCCCTTCAATAAACCGTACCTCGCCAAGGATCTCCGGTGCGATGTGCGGACTCAGCATGTCCTGTGTGACCAGATCGATTTTTGCGCCAAGAATACTCTCCAGTTGCTCGGAAAGAGAGCTCATCGCGTCAAAATACCCCGCGTAGTTCGCGCCGAAAGCGCCTTCGTCGAATTCAACCAGGAGATCGATGTCGCTTCCCTCGCTCTCGTCTCCACGTGCATATGAACCAAACAGCCCAATCTTCCTGACATGATACTTTTCAAGAAGGTGCCTGTGGCGCGCTAGTGTTTGGGCGATCCTGTTTTCCATGAAACTATTCCCCCGGCTCACCGAATCGTTTCAAGCAAGAATGAAACGCGATGAATACCCTGCCGTCTTTCTACATGAAAATAATTATGAATTCAAGCAGTTTTTCTCCGGGCACAAATCTCCCGACGACCGAGAAGTAATAGACACGAATATCTTTTTCGCGTTCATTAGCGTTCATTCGGGGCTCCCCAAAAGCAAAGCCTTTTGATTCAATAAGTCCAGGTGATAATGATCGCCCCTACCTAAATAAGCATCTCCTAATGTCTCCCCTTTACTTAAAGGGGAGATGCCGAAGGCAGAGGGGATTTGCTCTCTTCAGGCAAAGCTGGATTTTGCTGTAGACAACCCCCGATCGTGGTGCTACGCTTAACCATCACCACGTCACAATACCGCGGGGGACCGATAACCATGACCGCACTCGATACACGCCTGAAAGAATACACCGCGCGCTGCAGGGAATGCGGCGAGTGCCTGGTGCGGTGCCGCTACCTGTCGCTTCCGCGCGACGAGGCGGTGGCGGCGATGCGCGCCCTGAACGCGGGGGAGCACTCGGCCGCGCACGAGCGCTGCGTGAGCTGTTACGCCTGCAACGCCTTCTGCCCGCACGACGCGCATCCGTACGAGCGGATCATAAGCCGGTGGAACGCGCGTTATGAGAAACAGGGACTCCCGGTCCGCGCGAAGAGCATGATGCCCACACTGCGCCCGAACTTCAGGCGGGACGTGCGCTACACCGCGCAGGAGCGCGCGCTCCACGAATCCTGGGCATCGCCCGAACCGCCCGCCGATACCGTGCTCTATCCCGGCTGCAACCTCCTGACCATGCCGGGGCTCGCGACCGGCGCGCTGTTCGACAGGCTCCCGGTGTGGGGAGGATGGGACCAGTGCTGCGGCGAGATGTATTTCCGCATGGGGCTCTTTGGCCCCGCGCAGACGATCGCCGGCAGGCTCACGGCGTTTTACAAGAGCAGTAAATTAAAGGAGATGGTGTTCCTTTGCCCCGCGTGCTGGAACATGTTTACGAACGTGCTCCCGGGACATTTTGGCGCGAAGTTCGGATTTCGCACAACGCACTTCGTCGACTACTTCACGCGCGCGCTCGACCGCGGGGAGTTCACGCTTAAGAAAAAGCTTTCGGGGAGCGTCGTCGTGCACGACTCGTGCCACGCGCGGGTTATCGGCGGGGATTTCATGGAGCGTCAGCGCGCCCTGCTCGCGAGGCTGGGGCTCACGGTGCGCGAAACCCCGCTGCACGGCGCCGACGGCCTCTGCTGCGGGATGGCGGCCGGGGCGACGCGCTTCAGCGGCGCGGACATGCTGAAACAGAGCCTTCGCCAGTTACGCGCCCTCGACAAGGCCCCGGGGTCCGATATCGCCCTGTATTGCACGGGCTGCCTGCTTACGATGAATATCGCGCGCCTCATGAAGCCGTATGGAAAGAAAATATTCCACACGATAGAGCTGGTTCGCAGCGCGCTCGGCGAGGATCCGATACGCCATCACGTACGCCGCGCCGCCGCGGTGACGGGAATCATCGCGAGGAACGCGCTCCCGGTGTACCTGAGCCCGCGGCGCTTTTTCATCCACGAGCGCGAGATCCGTTAAGCGGCACACGTCATACGGCCGCGCCTTCCCCCGCGCCGCGGCATACGCGCTCGACCACATCGCGCAGCATCTCCATGCGGTAGGGCTTCTCGAGCACGCCCGCGAAACCGTGTTCCCTGTAGCGCGCGATCACCGGGTCCTTCGAATAGCCGCTCGATACCACGGCGACGATCCCCGGGTCGATCTTCCGGAGCTCCCTGACGGCCTCGCTCCCCCCCATCCCGCCCGGTATGGTCAGGTCCATGATGACGCAATCGAAGGGCGCGCCCTCCCCGCGCGCGGCGCGGTACCGGGCGATCGCGGTATCGCCGTCCACGGCCGTTTCCACGGTGTAGTTCATGCGCCTGAGCATGCGCGCCGCGACGTCCAGCACCATGGGTTCGTCGTCCATGACGAGGACCTTCCTGTGCAGTGCAGGCGCCGATACGCGGTCTTCCTCGGGCTCGCTCGCCGCGCTCCCGGACGCGGGAAGGTAGACGTCGAACCGCGCGCCGCGCCCCTCGCCGGACTCGACGGTGATGTGGCCTCCGTGACGCTTCACGATGGACCAGCTCACCGCGAGCCCCAGGCCGTTCCCCGAGTGCTTCGTGGTGAAAAAGGGATCGAATATCTTCCCGATAATGTCGGCGGGTATCCCGTGGCCGCGATCGACCACGGAAATTTTAAGGTAGTCCCCGTCGGGAAGGGGGACTGCCTTCGCGCCCTCGAGCCTGAAGTTCCCGGCATCGATTCCTATGATCCCGCCCTCCGGCATCGCCTGGCTCGCGTTCAGGACAAGGTTGTGGATCACCTGGCTTATCTGTCCCCCGTCGATGTCCGCGTTGGCGAGCTCGCCCTCGATCGAGATCCGGCACTTCGAGCGCGAGCCCGAGAGCGCGAACTCCGACGAGTCGCGGAGCAGCTCAACCACGGACATGGTCTTCTTGAGGGGTGCGCCTCCTTTCGAGAAGGTGAGGAGCTGCTGGGTCAGGTCCTTCGCGCGCAGCGACGCCTTTTCGGCGTCCCCCAGGAGCGCGTCCGCCTCCCCCTCCGGGCCCGCGGCGAGCCTCGCCAGGGTGATGTTGCCCATGATCGCGGTGAGCAGGTTGTTGAAATCGTGCGCGATCCCCCCGGCAAAGGTCCCCAGGGATTCGATCCGGGACATCTTGAGGAGCTCGGCTTCCATCTTCTTCTTTTCGGTGATATTCAGCACCGAGGAGATGACCATCTTCTCGCCGCCGATCACGATGCGCTCCGAGAAAAAGAGCGCGGTGATAATCTCCCCGGTCCTGATCCGGACGAGGCACTCGAAATTGCGCAGGCGCCCGTCCCGGGTCAGGAACTCCATGTATCGGTCAAACTCCGCCTTCGAGGCGAATATATTCAGGCTGAATATCGTATTCGCAAGGAACTCCTCGCGGGAGTACCCCGCGTCGCGCACGATGATCGCGTTGACGTCCACGTAGCGCCCGTCCACGAGCGAGTTGATGCACATCGCCACGGGGCTCGAATGGAATGCCTTTGAAAAGCGCTCCTCGAGCATGGCGAGCTGATCGCCGGCGCGTTTCACCCCGGTGATGTCTTTCATAATGATGAGCTTGGGCGATCGCGGGTCGCCGCGGCGGATGGAGGACTGGGAGAGCAGGAATATCTGCTCCTCTTCGAGGAGCCGGAGCCTCACCTCCTTGTCGCGATAATCCTCGCCCGGGGAATAATCGGCGTGAAAGATGTCGCTGATATGAAGCACGGGAAGGCCGTCCCGGGTGAGACCCAGCGTCGCGATGGCGGCGTCGTTGATCTCTGCGATGGAGCCGTCGCCCCGCAATATCATGACGCAGTCGTGGATTCCCGAGAAGATGTCCGCGGAAAACTCCTCGACCCCCGGCACCATGAGGCGGTACTTGGCCATCCCGATAAAGATGAACAGCGAACCGAACCCCAGGAGCGAGGACGCGAGGTGGGGAACGGCGTCGGGGCCCCACAGGGCCGATAGTACCATATTAGTGAGGACGCTTGCCGCGGAGGCGGAGAAAAACGCGAAGAAGATGATGCCCAGTTGCTTTTTCCTGATAAGCACCCGCTCCGCGTGCCATGCCCCGGCGACGATAGCCAGCCCGTAATATGCCGGGAGGACGATCGCGGCGATCTGGACC includes these proteins:
- a CDS encoding class I SAM-dependent methyltransferase, with translation MTNSEKYQEGWEKIYSVQNNPFDIEEPLEWVVELENSGKIKGTVFDVGCGAGHNSIFLAKKGYKVFGTDLILKGAIERAIKKAQLNQANATFFSGNICELKGYDNTFDTIIDIGCFHSLDKEDYHLYADALFRSCKQYATIFMRAFSDKNLEKSSEYAGPVVSGKDINETFSNNWSIKNLIHKEIEIKLSDTEKPKLYVWFAEIEVIK
- a CDS encoding nucleotidyltransferase, giving the protein MENRIAQTLARHRHLLEKYHVRKIGLFGSYARGDESEGSDIDLLVEFDEGAFGANYAGYFDAMSSLSEQLESILGAKIDLVTQDMLSPHIAPEILGEVRFIEGV
- a CDS encoding (Fe-S)-binding protein; amino-acid sequence: MTALDTRLKEYTARCRECGECLVRCRYLSLPRDEAVAAMRALNAGEHSAAHERCVSCYACNAFCPHDAHPYERIISRWNARYEKQGLPVRAKSMMPTLRPNFRRDVRYTAQERALHESWASPEPPADTVLYPGCNLLTMPGLATGALFDRLPVWGGWDQCCGEMYFRMGLFGPAQTIAGRLTAFYKSSKLKEMVFLCPACWNMFTNVLPGHFGAKFGFRTTHFVDYFTRALDRGEFTLKKKLSGSVVVHDSCHARVIGGDFMERQRALLARLGLTVRETPLHGADGLCCGMAAGATRFSGADMLKQSLRQLRALDKAPGSDIALYCTGCLLTMNIARLMKPYGKKIFHTIELVRSALGEDPIRHHVRRAAAVTGIIARNALPVYLSPRRFFIHEREIR
- a CDS encoding response regulator, with translation MNYYVLIPFSAFSVNLFLIALIFARSRKRPESIAYMLFAGDIALWELSEFFLWSPLPDGVIDTILRATAPLYLAVGVLFLNFALVFVGRRRNAAFFGFCVLALSGIALSAFTNLVLSGEILRTGWGTTPKPGPLLVPVQIAAIVLPAYYGLAIVAGAWHAERVLIRKKQLGIIFFAFFSASAASVLTNMVLSALWGPDAVPHLASSLLGFGSLFIFIGMAKYRLMVPGVEEFSADIFSGIHDCVMILRGDGSIAEINDAAIATLGLTRDGLPVLHISDIFHADYSPGEDYRDKEVRLRLLEEEQIFLLSQSSIRRGDPRSPKLIIMKDITGVKRAGDQLAMLEERFSKAFHSSPVAMCINSLVDGRYVDVNAIIVRDAGYSREEFLANTIFSLNIFASKAEFDRYMEFLTRDGRLRNFECLVRIRTGEIITALFFSERIVIGGEKMVISSVLNITEKKKMEAELLKMSRIESLGTFAGGIAHDFNNLLTAIMGNITLARLAAGPEGEADALLGDAEKASLRAKDLTQQLLTFSKGGAPLKKTMSVVELLRDSSEFALSGSRSKCRISIEGELANADIDGGQISQVIHNLVLNASQAMPEGGIIGIDAGNFRLEGAKAVPLPDGDYLKISVVDRGHGIPADIIGKIFDPFFTTKHSGNGLGLAVSWSIVKRHGGHITVESGEGRGARFDVYLPASGSAASEPEEDRVSAPALHRKVLVMDDEPMVLDVAARMLRRMNYTVETAVDGDTAIARYRAARGEGAPFDCVIMDLTIPGGMGGSEAVRELRKIDPGIVAVVSSGYSKDPVIARYREHGFAGVLEKPYRMEMLRDVVERVCRGAGEGAAV